The following are from one region of the Nicotiana tabacum cultivar K326 chromosome 3, ASM71507v2, whole genome shotgun sequence genome:
- the LOC107778123 gene encoding LRR receptor-like serine/threonine-protein kinase GHR1 isoform X2 → MCNGGNVAAVVLDNLGLFADVDLSVFANLTMLVKLSMANNSIAGKIPNNIDSFKSLEYLDLSGNLFASSLPPDVGKLGSLKNLSLAGNNFSGPIPDTISGLISIQSLDLSHNSFSGPLPSSLMKLIGLVYLNLSVNGFTKKIPKGFEMMENLEVLDLHGNMLDGNLDPQLLLLTTATHVDLSGNLIVNSASQQQKFLPGISESVKYLNLSHNQLTGSLVNEAQIFGNMNVLDLSYNQLSGELPSFNFVYDLQVLKLGNNRFSGFIPNDLLKGDALVLTELDLSGNNLTGSISMITSTTLRTLNLSSNALSGELPFVTGSSAVLDLSNNQFEGNLTRMLKWGNIEYLDLSHNRLSGNIPEVTAQFLRLYHLNLSHNTLIGTLPKVITQFPKTTVLDLSFNQLDGPLLTSLLTLPTIEELHLQNNALVGSIDFSPSASTPKLRVLDLSHNQFGGYFPDGFGSLTALQVLDIAGNNLSGSIPTSMGNVSSLTSLDISENHFTGPLPKNLPNSLQSLNASLNDFSGVVPDNLRKFPLSSFYPGNFELQFPNPPSGSGQASTENHRNKQLKTIIKVVIIVACVVVLVIVILLAMFIYLRAPRKPQAQVTDKDVRRQAQSTPSAFSSREGAGGRVVSAQDVATSRKASSSEIISPDEKMTAITGFSPSKASHFTWSPESGDSYTAESLPRLDVRSPDSLGGELYFLDDTISFTAEELSRAPAEVLGRSSHGTSYRATLDNGLLLTVKWLREGVAKQRKDFTKEAKKFANIRHPNVVGLRGYYWGPTQHEKLILSDYISPGSLASFLYDRPGRKGPPLTWPLRLKISVDIARGLNYLHFDREVPHGNLKASNVLLDGPDLNARVADYCLHRLMTQAGTIEQILDAGVLGYRAPELAASKKPLPSFKSDVYAFGVILLELMTGKCAGDVVSGEDGGVDLTDWVRLKVAEGRGSDCFDNALSAEMGNQVMEKQMKEVLAIALRCIRSVSERPGIKTVYEDLSSI, encoded by the exons ATGTGTAATGGTGGTAATGTTGCAGCAGTTGTCCTTGACAACTTGGGCTTATTTGCTGATGTAGATTTGAGTGTGTTTGCTAACCTCACAATGCTTGTGAAGCTCTCAATGGCAAACAATTCAATTGCTGGAAAAATTCCTAACAACATAGATAGCTTCAAGAGCCTTGAGTATCTTGATCTGTCGGGTAATCTATTCGCCTCCTCTTTACCGCCAGATGTTGGAAAACTAGGGAGCTTAAAGAATTTGTCGTTAGCTGGTAATAACTTTTCCGGTCCAATACCGGACACAATTTCAGGGCTCATATCAATCCAATCTTTGGACTTGAGTCACAATTCTTTTTCTGGGCCGCTACCTTCATCTTTGATGAAATTGATAGGCTTGGTATACCTTAATCTATCTGTTAATGGATTCACAAAGAAAATTCCTAAAGGATTTGAGATGATGGAAAATCTTGAAGTGCTTGACTTGCACGGAAACATGCTAGATGGCAATTTGGATCCACAACTCTTGCTGCTTACAACTGCAACCCATGTTGACTTGAGTGGAAACTTAATAGTGAATTCTGCTTCTcagcagcagaaatttctgccaGGGATATCTGAGTCGGTCAAGTATTTAAATCTTAGCCATAATCAGCTTACTGGCTCACTTGTCAATGAGGCTCAGATATTTGGGAACATGAATGTTCTGGATTTGAGCTACAATCAGCTGTCAGGGGAATTACCTAGTTTCAACTTTGTTTATGATCTTCAGGTCCTTAAACTTGGCAACAATCGGTTTTCTGGATTTATCCCCAATGATcttttgaaaggagatgcattggTTCTCACCGAGTTGGATTTAAGTGGAAACAACCTCACAG GGTCAATAAGCATGATAACATCGACAACATTGCGCACCCTTAACTTATCCTCTAATGCTCTCTCTGGTGAACTTCCCTTCGTGACTGGAAGTTCTGCGGTGCTTGATCTCTCGAATAATCAGTTCGAAGGTAATCTAACTAGAATGCTGAAATGGGGGAATATTGAATATCTTGACCTCAGCCATAACCGTTTGAGTGGAAACATCCCTGAGGTTACAGCTCAGTTTCTGCGTTTATATCACCTCAACCTTTCACACAATACCCTAATTGGAACTCTCCCAAAAGTTATCACACAGTTTCCTAAGACCACAGTCCTTGATCTCAGTTTCAACCAGTTGGATGGGCCTCTTCTTACTTCTCTACTAACTTTGCCAACTATTGAAGAACTTCACCTACAAAACAATGCACTTGTTGGAAGCATTGATTTTTCTCCTTCGGCTAGTACTCCTAAGCTTCGTGTTCTTGATCTTTCTCATAATCAGTTTGGTGGTTATTTTCCTGATGGTTTTGGGTCGTTGACTGCCCTTCAAGTACTTGATATAGCAGGAAATAATTTGTCTGGATCTATACCAACTTCCATGGGTAATGTTAGTTCTCTTACTTCTTTAGACATTTCAGAGAATCATTTCACTGGTCCACTGCCAAAGAACCTTCCAAACAGCCTCCAAAGCTTAAATGCATCGCTCAATGACTTCTCTGGTGTTGTCCCTGATAATTTGAGAAAATTTCCCTTGTCATCTTTCTACCCAGGCAACTTCGAGCTTCAATTTCCAAATCCTCCGTCGGGATCTGGTCAAGCTTCAACAGAAAATCATAGGAACAAGCAACTTAAAACTATTATCAAAGTGGTGATAATAGTTGCTTGTGTGGTTGTTCTTGTTATTGTAATCTTGCTCGCCATGTTTATATACTTACGGGCACCAAGGAAGCCTCAGGCACAGGTTACGGACAAAGATGTCCGGCGTCAAGCTCAATCAACTCCTTCTGCTTTTAGCAGTAGAGAAGGTGCTGGTGGTCGTGTAGTTTCAGCACAAGATGTTGCGACTTCACGGAAAGCATCATCATCAGAAATAATTAGTCCTGATGAGAAAATGACAGCTATAACTGGTTTCTCCCCTTCAAAAGCCAGTCATTTCACTTGGTCACCAGAGTCCGGTGATTCATATACCGCAGAAAGCCTTCCAAGATTGGATGTGAGATCTCCAGATAGTCTGGGAGGAGAGCTGTACTTCCTCGATGATACAATCTCTTTTACAGCCGAGGAACTATCTCGGGCCCCAGCTGAAGTCTTGGGCAGAAGCAGCCATGGGACGTCTTACAGGGCAACACTGGATAACGGGTTGCTCTTGACTGTGAAATGGCTGAGAGAAGGGGTGGCAAAACAGAGAAAGGATTTCACGAAGGAGGCAAAAAAGTTTGCAAATATTAGGCATCCAAATGTGGTAGGATTAAGAGGTTATTACTGGGGTCCCACACAACATGAGAAGCTTATTCTTTCAGATTACATATCTCCTGGAAGTCTAGCAAGTTTTCTCTATG ATCGTCCTGGAAGAAAAGGTCCACCCCTAACGTGGCCCCTAAGACTCAAAATATCAGTTGATATTGCGCGTGGCCTGAATTATCTCCATTTTGACCGCGAGGTTCCGCATGGAAACCTTAAAGCTTCCAACGTCTTGTTGGATGGCCCTGATCTTAATGCACGAGTTGCTGATTACTGCCTTCACCGCCTTATGACTCAGGCAGGGACAATAGAACAGATTCTTGATGCTGGAGTGTTGGGTTACCGCGCACCAGAGTTGGCCGCATCCAAGAAACCACTGCCTTCCTTCAAATCAGATGTATATGCGTTTGGAGTCATTTTGTTGGAGCTCATGACTGGGAAATGTGCAGGTGATGTGGTTTCAGGTGAAGATGGGGGAGTGGACTTGACCGACTGGGTAAGGTTGAAGGTGGCAGAAGGTCGAGGGTCGGATTGTTTTGATAATGCATTGTCAGCTGAGATGGGAAATCAAGTAATGGAGAAGCAAATGAAGGAGGTTCTTGCAATAGCTCTACGGTGCATACGCTCTGTATCGGAGAGGCCAGGTATTAAGACTGTATATGAGGACCTTTCATCTATATAG
- the LOC107778123 gene encoding LRR receptor-like serine/threonine-protein kinase GHR1 isoform X1: MKLSIKFLMFFVLYFGSAMGQLPSQDILALLEFKKGIEHDPTGFVLESWNEESIDFNGCPSSWNGIMCNGGNVAAVVLDNLGLFADVDLSVFANLTMLVKLSMANNSIAGKIPNNIDSFKSLEYLDLSGNLFASSLPPDVGKLGSLKNLSLAGNNFSGPIPDTISGLISIQSLDLSHNSFSGPLPSSLMKLIGLVYLNLSVNGFTKKIPKGFEMMENLEVLDLHGNMLDGNLDPQLLLLTTATHVDLSGNLIVNSASQQQKFLPGISESVKYLNLSHNQLTGSLVNEAQIFGNMNVLDLSYNQLSGELPSFNFVYDLQVLKLGNNRFSGFIPNDLLKGDALVLTELDLSGNNLTGSISMITSTTLRTLNLSSNALSGELPFVTGSSAVLDLSNNQFEGNLTRMLKWGNIEYLDLSHNRLSGNIPEVTAQFLRLYHLNLSHNTLIGTLPKVITQFPKTTVLDLSFNQLDGPLLTSLLTLPTIEELHLQNNALVGSIDFSPSASTPKLRVLDLSHNQFGGYFPDGFGSLTALQVLDIAGNNLSGSIPTSMGNVSSLTSLDISENHFTGPLPKNLPNSLQSLNASLNDFSGVVPDNLRKFPLSSFYPGNFELQFPNPPSGSGQASTENHRNKQLKTIIKVVIIVACVVVLVIVILLAMFIYLRAPRKPQAQVTDKDVRRQAQSTPSAFSSREGAGGRVVSAQDVATSRKASSSEIISPDEKMTAITGFSPSKASHFTWSPESGDSYTAESLPRLDVRSPDSLGGELYFLDDTISFTAEELSRAPAEVLGRSSHGTSYRATLDNGLLLTVKWLREGVAKQRKDFTKEAKKFANIRHPNVVGLRGYYWGPTQHEKLILSDYISPGSLASFLYDRPGRKGPPLTWPLRLKISVDIARGLNYLHFDREVPHGNLKASNVLLDGPDLNARVADYCLHRLMTQAGTIEQILDAGVLGYRAPELAASKKPLPSFKSDVYAFGVILLELMTGKCAGDVVSGEDGGVDLTDWVRLKVAEGRGSDCFDNALSAEMGNQVMEKQMKEVLAIALRCIRSVSERPGIKTVYEDLSSI; encoded by the exons ATGAAGCTTTCAATTAAGTTCTTGATgttttttgttctttattttgGCTCTGCAATGGGGCAGCTTCCATCCCAGGACATATTAGCACTGCTTGAGTTTAAGAAAGGTATAGAGCATGATCCAACAGGGTTTGTGCTTGAATCTTGGAATGAGGAATCCATTGATTTCAATGGATGCCCTTCATCTTGGAATGGGATAATGTGTAATGGTGGTAATGTTGCAGCAGTTGTCCTTGACAACTTGGGCTTATTTGCTGATGTAGATTTGAGTGTGTTTGCTAACCTCACAATGCTTGTGAAGCTCTCAATGGCAAACAATTCAATTGCTGGAAAAATTCCTAACAACATAGATAGCTTCAAGAGCCTTGAGTATCTTGATCTGTCGGGTAATCTATTCGCCTCCTCTTTACCGCCAGATGTTGGAAAACTAGGGAGCTTAAAGAATTTGTCGTTAGCTGGTAATAACTTTTCCGGTCCAATACCGGACACAATTTCAGGGCTCATATCAATCCAATCTTTGGACTTGAGTCACAATTCTTTTTCTGGGCCGCTACCTTCATCTTTGATGAAATTGATAGGCTTGGTATACCTTAATCTATCTGTTAATGGATTCACAAAGAAAATTCCTAAAGGATTTGAGATGATGGAAAATCTTGAAGTGCTTGACTTGCACGGAAACATGCTAGATGGCAATTTGGATCCACAACTCTTGCTGCTTACAACTGCAACCCATGTTGACTTGAGTGGAAACTTAATAGTGAATTCTGCTTCTcagcagcagaaatttctgccaGGGATATCTGAGTCGGTCAAGTATTTAAATCTTAGCCATAATCAGCTTACTGGCTCACTTGTCAATGAGGCTCAGATATTTGGGAACATGAATGTTCTGGATTTGAGCTACAATCAGCTGTCAGGGGAATTACCTAGTTTCAACTTTGTTTATGATCTTCAGGTCCTTAAACTTGGCAACAATCGGTTTTCTGGATTTATCCCCAATGATcttttgaaaggagatgcattggTTCTCACCGAGTTGGATTTAAGTGGAAACAACCTCACAG GGTCAATAAGCATGATAACATCGACAACATTGCGCACCCTTAACTTATCCTCTAATGCTCTCTCTGGTGAACTTCCCTTCGTGACTGGAAGTTCTGCGGTGCTTGATCTCTCGAATAATCAGTTCGAAGGTAATCTAACTAGAATGCTGAAATGGGGGAATATTGAATATCTTGACCTCAGCCATAACCGTTTGAGTGGAAACATCCCTGAGGTTACAGCTCAGTTTCTGCGTTTATATCACCTCAACCTTTCACACAATACCCTAATTGGAACTCTCCCAAAAGTTATCACACAGTTTCCTAAGACCACAGTCCTTGATCTCAGTTTCAACCAGTTGGATGGGCCTCTTCTTACTTCTCTACTAACTTTGCCAACTATTGAAGAACTTCACCTACAAAACAATGCACTTGTTGGAAGCATTGATTTTTCTCCTTCGGCTAGTACTCCTAAGCTTCGTGTTCTTGATCTTTCTCATAATCAGTTTGGTGGTTATTTTCCTGATGGTTTTGGGTCGTTGACTGCCCTTCAAGTACTTGATATAGCAGGAAATAATTTGTCTGGATCTATACCAACTTCCATGGGTAATGTTAGTTCTCTTACTTCTTTAGACATTTCAGAGAATCATTTCACTGGTCCACTGCCAAAGAACCTTCCAAACAGCCTCCAAAGCTTAAATGCATCGCTCAATGACTTCTCTGGTGTTGTCCCTGATAATTTGAGAAAATTTCCCTTGTCATCTTTCTACCCAGGCAACTTCGAGCTTCAATTTCCAAATCCTCCGTCGGGATCTGGTCAAGCTTCAACAGAAAATCATAGGAACAAGCAACTTAAAACTATTATCAAAGTGGTGATAATAGTTGCTTGTGTGGTTGTTCTTGTTATTGTAATCTTGCTCGCCATGTTTATATACTTACGGGCACCAAGGAAGCCTCAGGCACAGGTTACGGACAAAGATGTCCGGCGTCAAGCTCAATCAACTCCTTCTGCTTTTAGCAGTAGAGAAGGTGCTGGTGGTCGTGTAGTTTCAGCACAAGATGTTGCGACTTCACGGAAAGCATCATCATCAGAAATAATTAGTCCTGATGAGAAAATGACAGCTATAACTGGTTTCTCCCCTTCAAAAGCCAGTCATTTCACTTGGTCACCAGAGTCCGGTGATTCATATACCGCAGAAAGCCTTCCAAGATTGGATGTGAGATCTCCAGATAGTCTGGGAGGAGAGCTGTACTTCCTCGATGATACAATCTCTTTTACAGCCGAGGAACTATCTCGGGCCCCAGCTGAAGTCTTGGGCAGAAGCAGCCATGGGACGTCTTACAGGGCAACACTGGATAACGGGTTGCTCTTGACTGTGAAATGGCTGAGAGAAGGGGTGGCAAAACAGAGAAAGGATTTCACGAAGGAGGCAAAAAAGTTTGCAAATATTAGGCATCCAAATGTGGTAGGATTAAGAGGTTATTACTGGGGTCCCACACAACATGAGAAGCTTATTCTTTCAGATTACATATCTCCTGGAAGTCTAGCAAGTTTTCTCTATG ATCGTCCTGGAAGAAAAGGTCCACCCCTAACGTGGCCCCTAAGACTCAAAATATCAGTTGATATTGCGCGTGGCCTGAATTATCTCCATTTTGACCGCGAGGTTCCGCATGGAAACCTTAAAGCTTCCAACGTCTTGTTGGATGGCCCTGATCTTAATGCACGAGTTGCTGATTACTGCCTTCACCGCCTTATGACTCAGGCAGGGACAATAGAACAGATTCTTGATGCTGGAGTGTTGGGTTACCGCGCACCAGAGTTGGCCGCATCCAAGAAACCACTGCCTTCCTTCAAATCAGATGTATATGCGTTTGGAGTCATTTTGTTGGAGCTCATGACTGGGAAATGTGCAGGTGATGTGGTTTCAGGTGAAGATGGGGGAGTGGACTTGACCGACTGGGTAAGGTTGAAGGTGGCAGAAGGTCGAGGGTCGGATTGTTTTGATAATGCATTGTCAGCTGAGATGGGAAATCAAGTAATGGAGAAGCAAATGAAGGAGGTTCTTGCAATAGCTCTACGGTGCATACGCTCTGTATCGGAGAGGCCAGGTATTAAGACTGTATATGAGGACCTTTCATCTATATAG